A single Dermacentor albipictus isolate Rhodes 1998 colony chromosome 3, USDA_Dalb.pri_finalv2, whole genome shotgun sequence DNA region contains:
- the LOC139057884 gene encoding T-box transcription factor TBX19-like isoform X1: protein MELLIHTQGRLMQPAPSFRCTNLVDDLQYTAWLTFTNSVGGECVGQYSHPDSPHPGSSWNGRVLSFSRLKLFSYDGFTSKLPPITLKCNNSYRIQVNVGIVDNSGHILSRSVVRRFVGTHFIAVTQFSKKVSLAHPSNKGFKTKAC, encoded by the exons ATGGAATTGCTGATCCACACACAGGGCAG GCTCATGCAGCCAGCGCCTTCGTTCCGCTGTACCAACTTGGTGGACGACCTGCAGTACACGGCTTGGCTCACCTTCACTAATTCCGTTGGGGGCGAATGCG TTGGTCAGTACTCCCACCCGGACTCACCGCATCCCGGTTCTTCGTGGAACGGCCGGGTGCTGTCCTTTTCTCGGCTAAAGCTCTTCTCCTACGACGGCTTCACCTCAAAACTTCCTCCG ATCACTCTGAAGTGTAACAACAGTTACCGAATCCAAGTGAACGTTGGAATCGTGGACAACAGCGGACACATCTTGAGCAGGTCGGTCGTCCGCCGCTTTGTCGGTACCCACTTCATTGCCGTCACCCAGTTCAGcaaaaaagttag TCTCGCCCATCCAAGCAACAAGGGATTCAAGACTAAGGCATGCTAA
- the LOC139057884 gene encoding T-box transcription factor TBX19-like isoform X2 encodes MELLIHTQGRLMQPAPSFRCTNLVDDLQYTAWLTFTNSVGGECVGQYSHPDSPHPGSSWNGRVLSFSRLKLFSYDGFTSKLPPITLKCNNSYRIQVNVGIVDNSGHILSRSVVRRFVGTHFIAVTQFSKKVS; translated from the exons ATGGAATTGCTGATCCACACACAGGGCAG GCTCATGCAGCCAGCGCCTTCGTTCCGCTGTACCAACTTGGTGGACGACCTGCAGTACACGGCTTGGCTCACCTTCACTAATTCCGTTGGGGGCGAATGCG TTGGTCAGTACTCCCACCCGGACTCACCGCATCCCGGTTCTTCGTGGAACGGCCGGGTGCTGTCCTTTTCTCGGCTAAAGCTCTTCTCCTACGACGGCTTCACCTCAAAACTTCCTCCG ATCACTCTGAAGTGTAACAACAGTTACCGAATCCAAGTGAACGTTGGAATCGTGGACAACAGCGGACACATCTTGAGCAGGTCGGTCGTCCGCCGCTTTGTCGGTACCCACTTCATTGCCGTCACCCAGTTCAGcaaaaaagttag CTGA